In Flavobacteriales bacterium, one genomic interval encodes:
- a CDS encoding U32 family peptidase: MKTKVEILAPAKNLVQGIAAINAGADAVYIGAPQYGARSNATNSIEDIAEMVRYAHLFKAQVFVVVNTILYDEELDHCRDLIWELYDIGVDALIIQDMAILEMDLPPIPLHASTQANNRDPQHVKFLADAGIQRVVLARELNLDQIREIREATPVELEFFVTGALCVSFSGNCYMSIAGGERSANRGSCAQNCRLPYQLVDGNGTTLIQSSHLLSIKDLDLSDQLPQLIEAGVTSFKIEGRLKDMVYVKNNTSYLRKKLDEFLATHPNYTKASSGKTFYDFDPELGRSFNRGYTDYFLNQRKEKIGSWESPKSKGQYIGKVLGNKLNGYLIENFEELNNGDGLYFLNEAGEADGAQVNIIIKDLVIPNHFKELPVGTEIYRNSDAEFNRLVEREDSAIRKISVDLHFSEDENGFVLLAVDEDGHQCKKHFELKKEKARNTESPVPAIQKNLSKTGATPFMAGKVEVVLSENWFLPNSKVNEMRREVLEELMEIRVREYRRFEFQIEKTEHPYPVKQLDFTYNISNTLARKFYARHGVSEMEKAFELQWDPGKSRVMTTKYCVKYELGKCPKFQRETMGEKVKEPLTLKHGLNEYKLKFNCKPCEMEIWEKDAELEFEEED, encoded by the coding sequence ATGAAGACGAAAGTAGAAATTCTGGCTCCTGCCAAAAATCTGGTGCAGGGTATTGCTGCCATAAATGCGGGTGCCGATGCAGTGTACATTGGCGCTCCACAATACGGTGCACGTTCCAATGCCACCAATTCCATTGAAGACATTGCCGAAATGGTGCGTTATGCGCATTTATTCAAAGCACAGGTGTTTGTTGTAGTCAATACCATTCTCTACGATGAAGAACTGGATCATTGCCGCGATTTAATCTGGGAACTATACGATATTGGAGTGGATGCACTCATCATTCAGGATATGGCTATTCTGGAAATGGATTTACCACCCATTCCTTTACATGCCAGCACGCAAGCCAATAACCGCGATCCGCAGCATGTAAAATTTCTGGCGGATGCCGGCATACAACGAGTGGTGCTTGCACGTGAATTAAATCTTGATCAGATTCGTGAAATCCGGGAAGCAACACCGGTGGAACTGGAGTTTTTTGTGACCGGTGCACTGTGTGTTTCTTTCAGCGGGAATTGCTACATGAGTATTGCAGGAGGAGAACGCAGCGCCAACCGCGGTTCCTGTGCACAGAATTGTCGCTTACCCTATCAGTTGGTGGATGGAAACGGAACCACATTGATACAAAGCAGTCACTTACTTTCCATCAAAGATCTTGATCTGAGCGATCAGTTGCCACAACTCATAGAAGCAGGTGTTACTTCGTTTAAAATTGAGGGTCGGTTAAAGGATATGGTGTATGTAAAAAACAACACTTCTTACCTGCGCAAAAAACTCGATGAGTTCCTTGCTACACATCCCAATTATACCAAAGCATCATCGGGAAAAACGTTTTACGATTTCGATCCGGAACTCGGAAGAAGTTTTAATCGCGGTTATACCGATTATTTTCTTAATCAACGCAAAGAAAAAATCGGATCGTGGGAGAGTCCGAAGTCCAAAGGACAATACATCGGAAAAGTACTTGGCAACAAGCTCAATGGTTACCTCATCGAAAATTTTGAGGAACTGAATAATGGGGATGGACTCTATTTTCTGAATGAAGCAGGAGAAGCCGACGGTGCACAGGTAAATATTATCATTAAGGATTTAGTGATTCCGAATCATTTTAAAGAACTGCCGGTGGGGACGGAAATCTACCGCAATTCGGATGCAGAATTTAACCGTTTGGTAGAGCGTGAAGACAGCGCCATTCGGAAAATTTCGGTGGACCTGCATTTTTCGGAAGATGAAAATGGATTTGTATTACTGGCCGTTGATGAGGATGGTCACCAATGCAAAAAACATTTCGAACTAAAAAAAGAAAAAGCACGCAATACGGAATCGCCTGTTCCTGCTATACAAAAAAATCTGTCCAAAACCGGAGCTACGCCGTTTATGGCCGGAAAAGTGGAAGTGGTTCTTTCGGAAAACTGGTTTTTACCGAATAGTAAAGTGAATGAAATGCGACGGGAAGTTTTGGAAGAACTCATGGAAATCCGTGTGCGCGAATACCGGCGTTTCGAATTTCAGATTGAAAAAACAGAGCATCCTTATCCCGTAAAACAACTGGATTTTACCTATAATATTTCCAATACACTGGCACGAAAATTTTATGCGCGCCATGGGGTTTCCGAAATGGAGAAAGCATTCGAACTGCAATGGGATCCCGGAAAATCGCGGGTGATGACCACCAAGTATTGCGTTAAATACGAATTGGGAAAATGTCCGAAATTCCAGCGTGAAACCATGGGCGAAAAAGTGAAGGAACCCTTAACGCTTAAACACGGACTTAACGAATACAAGCTCAAGTTCAAC
- a CDS encoding zinc dependent phospholipase C family protein, translating to MRTYHRVMFFLLPLLMVFIMAFSLAESPAAVWGFYAHKRINRMAVFTLPPEMIGFYKDNIEFITEHAVDPDKRRYAVDGEAQRHFIDIDHYKIPNEDVFETVPRKWKDAIKKYTEDTIQEYGIVPWHIEVMIFRLTKAFKDENFDQILKLSAELGHYVGDAHVPLHTTENYNGQLTGQKGIHGFWESRIPELFAEEYDYFIGKATYVEEPLDFAWTAVRESHAALDSVLLFEKELTKSWPEDKKYSYETRGNTTIKVYSQEFTKAYSDKLSGMVERRMRKTIIAVGSFWYTAWINAGKPDLIRYKNRSLSKEAQEELNKEDQEFQKGTIKGRSCDH from the coding sequence ATGCGTACATATCACCGGGTGATGTTTTTTCTGCTGCCATTACTGATGGTTTTCATCATGGCATTTTCATTGGCAGAATCGCCGGCTGCGGTATGGGGATTTTATGCGCACAAACGCATTAACCGGATGGCGGTATTTACACTTCCTCCGGAAATGATCGGTTTTTACAAAGACAATATCGAGTTCATCACCGAACATGCCGTAGATCCCGATAAACGCAGGTATGCGGTAGATGGTGAAGCGCAACGTCATTTTATCGACATCGATCATTACAAAATTCCCAATGAAGATGTATTCGAAACGGTTCCCAGAAAATGGAAGGACGCCATTAAAAAATATACGGAAGACACCATTCAGGAATATGGCATCGTTCCCTGGCACATCGAGGTGATGATATTTCGGTTGACCAAAGCGTTTAAAGATGAAAACTTCGATCAGATTTTAAAATTATCGGCAGAATTAGGTCACTACGTCGGCGATGCACACGTGCCTTTGCATACCACCGAAAATTATAACGGTCAACTTACCGGACAAAAAGGTATTCACGGATTTTGGGAGTCGCGCATTCCTGAATTATTTGCGGAAGAATACGATTATTTCATTGGCAAAGCAACGTACGTGGAAGAACCCCTGGATTTTGCATGGACCGCCGTAAGGGAAAGTCACGCCGCTCTCGATAGCGTGCTCCTTTTCGAAAAAGAACTTACCAAAAGCTGGCCGGAAGATAAAAAATACAGTTACGAAACGCGTGGCAACACCACCATCAAAGTGTATTCGCAGGAATTCACAAAAGCGTATAGCGATAAATTATCCGGCATGGTGGAACGTCGCATGCGAAAAACCATCATTGCCGTTGGCAGTTTTTGGTACACGGCATGGATCAACGCGGGAAAACCGGATTTGATTCGCTATAAAAACAGAAGTCTCTCAAAAGAAGCGCAGGAAGAACTGAACAAAGAAGATCAGGAATTTCAGAAGGGAACGATTAAGGGCAGGAGTTGCGATCACTAA
- the lnt gene encoding apolipoprotein N-acyltransferase, with product MQRLPLIVYATLGALLLALAWPFIGSLWPFIFIAWVPMLLLEDHIYRKAYRPRKVFFLAYWHFLLFNLLTTWWIYFASGGGMVMAVMVNALLMTFPFFFFHLTKRRLGIREGLLSFFVYWLAFEYLHYYWELSWPWLSMGNVFSLQPYLVQWYEYSGVSGGSLWVLLVNMIVFVIVRDAFWLSKRPLKQQQFRLFSLTVVIAIPVLISLKMYFSYTETENPVQVVIAQPNIDPYRDKFGGKTMNEQLDIFFALADQYVNEKTDYLVGPETQLSYSVMENKIESNPAIVRMREYVAEFPRLKIVSGMSSHRFYFEGESLSPTAKPTGEPGVYYDHYNASFQVLKDEPLQIYHKMKLVLGVEKVPFTQWFPFLEKWALQMGGSSGSMGSEKEPMVFHSDVDPRHVVVPAICYESIYGEHIASFVAKGADLIFIITNDGWWENTPGYLQHMSYARLRAIENRRSIARCANTGISCFINQRGDVLQQTSWWEPAVISASINANTEQTWFTRMGDVYGRSSMFVAMMLLLLTIARWLQGKNAMKKEV from the coding sequence ATGCAAAGGCTTCCGCTTATTGTTTACGCTACACTTGGTGCATTGCTCCTGGCGCTGGCATGGCCTTTTATCGGTTCGCTCTGGCCCTTTATTTTTATTGCCTGGGTTCCTATGCTCCTGCTCGAAGATCATATTTACCGTAAGGCTTATCGTCCGCGTAAAGTTTTTTTTCTGGCCTATTGGCATTTTCTGCTTTTTAATCTTTTAACTACCTGGTGGATTTATTTTGCTTCGGGTGGAGGAATGGTGATGGCAGTAATGGTGAATGCTTTGTTAATGACTTTCCCCTTTTTCTTTTTTCATCTTACCAAACGTCGACTCGGAATCCGTGAGGGTTTGCTTTCTTTTTTTGTTTACTGGCTTGCGTTCGAATACCTGCATTACTATTGGGAATTATCCTGGCCCTGGTTGTCGATGGGCAATGTGTTTTCCCTTCAGCCCTACCTGGTGCAGTGGTATGAATACAGTGGAGTAAGTGGCGGATCGCTGTGGGTGTTGTTGGTGAACATGATTGTTTTTGTCATCGTACGCGATGCCTTTTGGTTGAGTAAACGTCCGCTGAAACAACAGCAGTTTCGTTTGTTTTCGCTCACGGTGGTGATTGCCATTCCGGTTTTGATTTCATTGAAAATGTATTTTTCCTATACCGAAACCGAAAATCCGGTGCAGGTGGTTATTGCGCAACCGAATATTGATCCGTATCGTGACAAATTCGGAGGAAAAACCATGAATGAACAATTGGATATTTTTTTCGCATTGGCAGATCAGTACGTGAATGAGAAAACGGATTATTTAGTGGGACCCGAAACGCAGTTGTCGTATTCGGTAATGGAAAATAAAATTGAAAGCAATCCGGCCATTGTTCGCATGCGGGAATATGTTGCCGAATTTCCGCGACTGAAAATTGTAAGCGGAATGTCGAGTCACCGTTTTTATTTCGAAGGAGAATCCTTATCACCCACCGCCAAACCTACCGGCGAGCCTGGGGTTTATTACGATCATTACAACGCCTCTTTTCAGGTATTGAAAGATGAGCCATTGCAGATTTATCATAAAATGAAATTGGTACTTGGTGTAGAAAAAGTTCCATTTACCCAATGGTTTCCCTTTTTAGAAAAGTGGGCTTTGCAAATGGGCGGCAGCAGTGGTTCTATGGGCTCAGAAAAAGAACCAATGGTTTTTCATTCCGATGTAGATCCTCGTCACGTAGTAGTTCCTGCCATTTGTTACGAATCCATTTATGGTGAGCATATCGCTTCCTTTGTTGCAAAAGGCGCCGATCTGATTTTTATTATCACCAACGATGGCTGGTGGGAGAATACTCCGGGCTACCTGCAGCACATGTCGTATGCGCGATTGCGGGCCATCGAGAACCGGCGTAGTATTGCGCGTTGTGCCAATACGGGAATTTCGTGTTTTATTAATCAACGAGGCGATGTACTGCAACAAACTTCCTGGTGGGAACCTGCCGTTATAAGTGCAAGCATCAATGCCAATACAGAGCAAACCTGGTTCACCCGAATGGGTGATGTGTATGGCCGCAGCTCGATGTTTGTAGCGATGATGCTTTTATTGCTGACTATTGCACGTTGGCTGCAAGGAAAAAATGCAATGAAAAAAGAAGTGTGA